From Oscillospiraceae bacterium CM, a single genomic window includes:
- a CDS encoding amino acid adenylation domain-containing protein, with protein MNTEKLYPLSESQKSIWYLEKAYPGTSLNIIAASLRLRCDVDMTLFAKAMNQFIKDNDAVRLHIVENAEGEPLQYVSPFTEKKFELVDFSLGNGLEDMYVWDRLQAKIPFQVIDSDLFHFVMIKISDREAGIFARMHHLVADAWSMILQGNQIVRNYLALTEKPEFNGAAEASYLEVLKVEEDYKKSERYLRDKIYWEKKFETAPDPIQLKKKSAMGSQMAAARKTLLTPAKLSNKIRQFCQEHHESVFTLFMAAMSMYLFRVIGKNDVVLGTTVLNRTNRRDKETIGMFASIGAPVRIFMDESQDFLTLIDQIRKENLDVLRHQKYPYYKLLQDLKKKHNLGNNMFDIVLTYQNTKFQKNQFNVDYVTRWHFTGHQMESLSININDREDDGNLIIDYDYLTDVFNVKEIEFIHKHMISLLWHALDNPAKKITQLEILSEIERKKVLIDFNQTAADFPSGMTLHAFLERQAALTPDRVAVISGRAQLTYRALNEKSNQLARLLREKGVCADQIVGIELYRSELMVIGLFAILKAGGAYMPMDPDFPDERKSYMLENSGTRILLTDGAAGDGRFSGEVINLADPAVYRGDTANLQPVCGPRNLAYVIYTSGSTGRPKGAMIEHRSIVNRIFWMQKTYPLGENSVILQKTRFTFDVSVWELFWWSFAGASVCMLRSGGEKDPEAIIETIEKNAVTTMHFVPSMFGAFLDYVEKMQCIDRVASLKHVFASGEALGVSHVDTFNRLLNRRNGTQLINLYGPTEAAVDVSYFNCSPASNLKTVPIGRPIDNIRLYILDAYLSPVPVGVAGELYIGGVGVGRGYVNNEDLTHERFIESPFVAGDVLYKTGDRARWFPKGDIEYLGRIDFQVKIRGIRIELGEIENALSTHDDIKEALVTGFTHHNNTYLCAYVVATRELSTAGVRDYLSAKVPEYMVPSFVMFLDEIPMLPNGKANRKGLPSPNVDASSADDYKAPNGTVEEALAAIWSRLLGRDRISVTDNFFSIGGDSLLAIAMIVQIHKELNLEVTVREIFRLRTIRQLAEYLEHAHVNLFKPIKKLPDMMHYPLSSAQKRLFILNRLHGEDLSYNLPGVIRIDRQVTADQVENVLKVLVDRHEALRTSFDIVGGEPVQIVHTHADVAVSCFNAAAADVDALMGAFVKPFDLTRAPLLRAQLVMTDNEERLLFFDMHHIVSDGSSMNVLAREFLALLVGEALPELPCQYKDYASWHNELLETGVFKEQEAYWVSRFSDEIPVLNMPVDFQRPVHRTSGGRKMFFDLDADMTSRLKTLAAETGTTLYMVLFAVYTVLLHRYTAQEDIVIGIPVEGRLNADVSNLVGMFVNMLPIRNCPNGDKTFLQLLQEVRESLLTAYENQEYPFERLVDVLKVKRDLGRNPLFDTSFVLQNFDLSALPVKPFAGLSSKFDLSVEAFDRGETIAVYIEYSTDLFEAVTIKRLSEHFEILAGDISHAPWKKLSDFDILPDKERNLLLNVFSGIEAEYPQDQTLQSIFEYQVSVTPDNIAVVSGDISLTYKQLNAKANQLARLLREKGVGPDKIVAISLYRSEMMIVGLLAILKAGGAYLPIDPDYPEDRIRYMLEDSGSAFLLTQGGLTERWHFDIEIINIDDANIYSGSEENLSGINQPTDIAYVIYTSGSTGRPKGVMIEHKNVVRLLFNDHFEFMFSEKDIWTLFHAFCFDFSVWEMYGALLFGAKLIVISKNDAMDTMSFLKILKEKKVTVLNQTPGAFYNLAAEECKYADTKLALRYVIFGGEALKPYLIKQFKQKYRNTKFVNMYGITETTVHVTFKEIDDFMIESNVSNIGRAIPTLKVYILDKYLKLLPIGVPGELCISGEGVARGYLNNKPLTDMKFVESPYNKNEIIYRSEDLAKMLPSGEIEYLGRIDNQVKVRGYRIELGEIEFALLQHPEIKEVFVGAFENKAGDKRIHAYYLAKRELSIHELQTFLNLYIPEHMIPSYFVKLEEMPLNINGKINKKMLPKFELVITDEFIKPRNDVEKLVHDIWASILGIENISINSNFFELGGDSLSAIKVLASLPDKYLGVSLVDFYNFSTIMQFSEKILKISNENNILIKLASGRNAKKTVVCFPYGGGNVISFRDLSESISAQSDQFDIYAVNLPGHAFVEEKFIDIYEAAEKISVEICNNFKNQIILYGHCVGSALVLETAKRVLLKGFHINEILLGATLPPLFSGILGCFYDPWIFYSDKKIFEYLHNIGLNRTTFDEKYSRAIIRAFRHDAKCFYRYFYDISKKKDQRLDVPVVCIFGEKDDVTKSYEIKYKKWRKYAKSVTYKVIQNASHYFLNTHYNQLAAIFLEVL; from the coding sequence ATGAATACGGAAAAACTGTATCCGCTGTCTGAATCGCAAAAATCGATCTGGTATCTTGAAAAAGCATATCCGGGAACGAGCCTGAATATCATCGCCGCCTCTCTGAGGCTTCGGTGCGATGTTGACATGACGCTTTTTGCCAAGGCGATGAATCAATTTATTAAAGACAATGACGCCGTACGTCTCCATATCGTTGAAAATGCTGAAGGTGAACCGCTTCAATACGTCTCGCCATTTACCGAGAAAAAATTTGAGCTTGTCGATTTCAGCCTCGGGAACGGGCTGGAGGATATGTATGTCTGGGACAGACTTCAAGCAAAAATTCCCTTTCAGGTTATTGATTCTGATCTGTTTCATTTCGTGATGATTAAAATCAGCGATCGGGAAGCCGGGATTTTTGCCCGAATGCATCATTTGGTTGCCGATGCCTGGTCAATGATCCTGCAGGGAAATCAAATCGTCCGAAATTATCTGGCGCTAACTGAAAAACCGGAGTTTAACGGTGCCGCCGAGGCCTCATACCTGGAAGTTCTCAAGGTGGAAGAAGACTATAAAAAATCGGAACGGTATCTGAGAGATAAGATATACTGGGAAAAAAAGTTCGAAACAGCGCCTGACCCAATACAACTTAAGAAAAAAAGTGCGATGGGATCGCAAATGGCTGCAGCGCGTAAAACGCTACTCACACCGGCAAAACTATCAAATAAAATTCGCCAGTTTTGCCAGGAACACCATGAATCTGTTTTTACGCTTTTTATGGCGGCAATGTCGATGTACTTATTCCGGGTCATTGGGAAAAACGACGTTGTACTCGGAACGACCGTTTTGAACAGAACAAATCGGCGTGACAAAGAAACGATTGGCATGTTTGCCAGTATCGGTGCACCTGTCAGAATTTTTATGGATGAATCGCAGGATTTTCTGACACTGATCGACCAAATCAGAAAAGAAAATCTGGACGTCTTGCGGCATCAAAAGTATCCGTATTACAAATTACTTCAAGATTTAAAAAAGAAACACAACTTGGGAAACAATATGTTTGATATTGTTTTAACATATCAAAACACAAAATTTCAAAAAAACCAGTTTAATGTTGACTATGTTACCCGCTGGCATTTTACGGGACATCAGATGGAATCTCTATCTATCAATATTAATGACCGGGAAGATGACGGCAACCTTATCATTGATTACGATTATCTGACGGATGTCTTCAATGTGAAAGAAATTGAGTTTATTCACAAGCACATGATCAGCCTTTTATGGCACGCACTGGACAATCCGGCAAAAAAAATCACGCAACTTGAAATCCTCTCGGAAATCGAGAGGAAAAAGGTGCTGATTGATTTTAATCAAACAGCTGCCGACTTCCCATCGGGGATGACGCTGCACGCTTTCTTAGAAAGACAGGCGGCGCTCACGCCGGATCGCGTGGCTGTCATTTCCGGCAGGGCGCAGTTGACGTATCGGGCGCTCAACGAAAAGTCCAATCAGCTCGCCCGTCTGCTGCGTGAAAAAGGCGTTTGCGCCGACCAGATTGTCGGCATTGAGCTCTACCGGTCGGAACTGATGGTCATTGGCCTTTTTGCGATTTTAAAAGCCGGTGGCGCTTATATGCCGATGGACCCCGACTTTCCCGACGAGCGAAAATCCTATATGCTGGAAAACAGCGGCACCCGTATTCTTCTTACTGACGGAGCCGCTGGTGACGGGCGTTTTTCCGGGGAGGTCATCAATCTGGCAGACCCCGCCGTTTACCGGGGTGATACGGCAAATCTTCAGCCGGTTTGCGGTCCCCGGAATTTGGCGTATGTTATTTATACCTCTGGCTCGACTGGCCGACCGAAAGGCGCTATGATTGAGCACAGGAGCATTGTCAACAGAATTTTCTGGATGCAGAAAACGTATCCGCTCGGAGAAAACAGCGTTATCCTGCAGAAAACGAGATTTACGTTTGATGTATCTGTTTGGGAACTATTCTGGTGGTCCTTTGCCGGCGCATCCGTCTGCATGCTGCGGTCAGGCGGAGAAAAAGACCCGGAAGCAATTATTGAGACGATTGAGAAGAATGCTGTCACGACGATGCACTTTGTACCGTCAATGTTTGGCGCGTTCCTCGATTATGTTGAAAAAATGCAGTGTATTGACCGCGTTGCTTCATTGAAACATGTCTTTGCCAGCGGAGAAGCGCTTGGCGTATCGCACGTCGACACGTTTAACCGGCTGTTAAACCGGCGCAACGGAACGCAGCTGATTAATCTTTACGGTCCGACGGAGGCCGCCGTCGATGTATCCTATTTCAATTGCTCCCCGGCTTCTAACCTTAAAACAGTCCCAATCGGCAGACCGATCGACAACATCAGGCTGTACATATTGGACGCGTATTTAAGTCCTGTCCCTGTTGGGGTTGCCGGAGAGCTCTATATCGGCGGTGTCGGTGTCGGCAGAGGGTATGTCAACAACGAGGACCTGACGCACGAGCGTTTTATTGAAAGCCCGTTTGTGGCGGGCGACGTTTTATATAAAACGGGCGACCGTGCCAGATGGTTCCCAAAAGGAGACATTGAATATCTCGGCCGAATCGACTTTCAGGTCAAAATTCGCGGAATCCGCATTGAGCTCGGTGAGATCGAAAATGCCCTCAGCACGCATGACGATATCAAAGAGGCGCTTGTAACCGGCTTTACACATCATAACAACACATATCTTTGCGCTTATGTTGTCGCAACACGAGAACTCAGCACAGCCGGCGTCAGAGATTATCTTTCAGCGAAGGTGCCGGAATACATGGTACCGTCCTTTGTTATGTTCCTTGATGAAATCCCCATGCTTCCAAACGGCAAAGCCAACAGAAAAGGGTTGCCGTCTCCGAATGTTGATGCATCGTCCGCTGATGACTATAAGGCGCCGAACGGCACGGTTGAAGAGGCGCTTGCCGCGATCTGGTCCCGCCTTCTGGGCCGGGATCGCATCAGCGTTACAGACAATTTTTTCAGCATCGGAGGAGACTCGCTACTGGCCATCGCCATGATTGTCCAGATTCATAAAGAATTGAATCTTGAAGTAACCGTTCGGGAGATTTTCCGTTTGCGGACTATCCGGCAGTTGGCCGAATATCTGGAACACGCGCATGTTAACCTTTTTAAACCAATTAAAAAACTCCCCGACATGATGCATTATCCGCTTTCCTCCGCGCAAAAGCGGCTTTTTATTCTCAACCGCCTTCACGGGGAGGATCTCAGCTATAATCTGCCGGGCGTTATCCGCATTGATCGGCAGGTGACGGCCGACCAGGTTGAAAATGTTCTCAAGGTTCTTGTCGACAGACATGAAGCCCTTCGAACCTCTTTTGATATTGTTGGCGGCGAGCCTGTTCAGATTGTGCACACGCACGCAGATGTTGCTGTATCTTGCTTTAATGCCGCGGCGGCTGATGTCGATGCGCTGATGGGCGCATTTGTCAAGCCGTTTGACTTGACGCGGGCCCCGCTTTTAAGGGCACAGCTTGTTATGACAGATAATGAAGAACGCTTGCTATTCTTTGATATGCATCACATCGTTTCTGACGGATCGTCCATGAACGTGCTGGCGCGGGAGTTTTTGGCGCTGCTCGTTGGCGAGGCGCTGCCGGAGCTTCCCTGCCAGTATAAAGATTACGCCAGCTGGCATAACGAGCTCTTGGAAACGGGCGTCTTTAAGGAACAGGAGGCTTATTGGGTCTCCAGATTTTCTGATGAGATACCGGTACTGAATATGCCGGTTGATTTCCAAAGGCCCGTCCATCGGACAAGCGGCGGCAGAAAAATGTTTTTCGATCTCGATGCGGACATGACTTCGCGTCTGAAAACGCTTGCCGCAGAAACGGGAACCACCCTGTATATGGTTTTGTTTGCCGTTTATACGGTGCTCCTGCACCGCTATACCGCGCAGGAGGACATTGTTATCGGCATCCCTGTCGAAGGCCGTTTGAACGCAGATGTATCAAACCTGGTGGGCATGTTTGTCAACATGCTCCCGATCCGAAATTGCCCCAACGGAGACAAAACATTTTTGCAGCTGCTGCAGGAGGTGAGAGAGAGCCTTCTGACGGCCTATGAAAACCAGGAATACCCATTTGAGCGATTAGTCGATGTCTTGAAAGTCAAAAGAGATCTGGGCAGAAATCCGCTGTTTGACACATCTTTCGTCCTACAGAATTTTGATCTGTCCGCGCTTCCTGTCAAGCCGTTTGCCGGTCTGTCCTCCAAATTTGATTTGTCAGTTGAAGCTTTTGATCGCGGAGAGACGATTGCCGTTTATATCGAGTACTCAACCGACCTTTTCGAGGCGGTGACCATCAAAAGGCTGTCGGAGCATTTTGAAATTTTGGCAGGCGATATCAGCCACGCACCTTGGAAAAAACTTTCTGATTTTGATATATTGCCAGACAAAGAGCGCAACTTGCTTTTAAACGTTTTCAGCGGGATCGAAGCCGAATACCCGCAGGATCAGACGCTGCAGTCCATTTTTGAATATCAGGTGTCTGTAACGCCAGACAATATCGCCGTCGTATCCGGGGATATCAGTCTGACATATAAGCAGCTCAATGCCAAAGCCAATCAGCTTGCCCGGTTATTAAGAGAAAAAGGCGTGGGGCCGGATAAGATCGTTGCCATTTCCCTATACCGGTCCGAAATGATGATCGTGGGTCTGCTTGCCATTTTGAAGGCGGGCGGTGCCTATCTGCCGATTGACCCCGATTATCCGGAGGACAGAATCCGCTATATGCTGGAAGACAGCGGGTCGGCGTTTCTGTTGACGCAGGGTGGGCTAACAGAAAGATGGCATTTTGATATTGAGATCATTAATATTGATGATGCCAACATCTACAGCGGCAGTGAAGAAAATCTCTCCGGTATTAATCAACCGACAGATATTGCCTATGTCATCTATACGTCCGGTTCCACCGGCCGCCCCAAAGGCGTTATGATTGAACATAAAAATGTCGTCCGCCTTCTATTTAACGATCACTTCGAATTTATGTTTTCAGAAAAAGATATATGGACATTATTCCACGCATTTTGCTTTGATTTTTCTGTTTGGGAAATGTACGGTGCGCTTCTTTTTGGCGCGAAACTTATTGTGATTTCAAAAAATGATGCTATGGATACAATGTCGTTTCTGAAGATTCTGAAAGAAAAAAAAGTGACGGTTTTAAATCAGACTCCCGGCGCATTTTATAACTTGGCAGCTGAAGAATGTAAATATGCTGATACCAAATTGGCGTTACGATATGTCATTTTTGGCGGAGAGGCATTAAAACCTTATTTAATCAAACAATTCAAACAAAAATATCGTAATACAAAGTTTGTTAATATGTACGGCATAACAGAGACGACTGTTCATGTAACATTTAAAGAAATTGACGATTTTATGATTGAAAGCAATGTCAGCAATATTGGCCGTGCAATTCCGACATTAAAAGTTTATATCCTGGACAAATATTTGAAATTGCTTCCCATAGGTGTGCCGGGGGAATTGTGTATTAGTGGCGAAGGTGTTGCACGGGGATACTTAAATAATAAGCCCTTGACAGATATGAAATTTGTTGAATCTCCATATAACAAAAATGAAATCATTTATCGCTCTGAGGATCTAGCCAAAATGTTGCCATCTGGTGAAATTGAATATTTAGGAAGAATTGATAATCAGGTAAAGGTAAGAGGCTACCGTATTGAATTAGGTGAAATTGAATTTGCGCTATTGCAACACCCTGAAATCAAAGAGGTCTTTGTTGGTGCATTTGAAAATAAAGCAGGAGATAAGAGAATCCACGCGTATTATCTGGCAAAAAGAGAATTATCTATACATGAATTACAGACATTTCTGAACTTGTATATACCTGAACATATGATACCGTCTTATTTTGTTAAATTAGAAGAAATGCCACTAAACATCAATGGCAAGATAAATAAAAAAATGCTGCCGAAATTTGAGCTGGTTATTACAGATGAATTTATAAAGCCTCGAAATGATGTTGAAAAATTAGTGCATGACATTTGGGCTTCCATTCTAGGAATTGAAAATATCAGTATAAATTCGAATTTCTTTGAACTGGGAGGTGATTCCCTCAGTGCTATTAAAGTTCTAGCATCCTTGCCGGATAAATATTTGGGAGTTTCACTTGTTGATTTTTATAATTTTTCAACAATCATGCAATTTTCTGAAAAAATTCTCAAGATTTCAAATGAAAATAATATTCTTATAAAATTAGCTTCTGGTAGAAATGCAAAGAAGACTGTTGTTTGTTTCCCATATGGTGGCGGTAATGTTATTTCATTTCGAGATTTAAGTGAATCAATTTCTGCACAATCTGATCAATTTGATATATATGCTGTCAACTTGCCAGGTCATGCTTTTGTTGAAGAGAAATTCATTGATATTTATGAAGCTGCAGAAAAAATTTCAGTAGAAATCTGCAACAATTTTAAAAATCAGATAATATTATATGGACATTGTGTTGGAAGCGCGTTAGTACTTGAAACAGCAAAACGAGTTCTTTTAAAGGGTTTTCATATAAACGAAATCTTACTTGGTGCGACGTTACCCCCACTCTTTTCGGGAATTCTTGGATGTTTTTATGATCCATGGATTTTCTACTCAGACAAAAAGATATTCGAATATTTACATAACATTGGGCTGAATAGAACAACATTTGATGAAAAGTATTCGAGAGCTATTATTAGAGCATTCCGGCATGATGCAAAATGCTTTTATCGATATTTTTACGATATCAGCAAGAAGAAAGATCAAAGGCTTGATGTACCAGTTGTTTGTATTTTTGGAGAAAAAGACGATGTCACAAAAAGCTATGAAATCAAATATAAAAAATGGAGAAAGTATGCAAAATCTGTAACGTATAAAGTAATTCAGAATGCAAGTCATTATTTTTTAAATACGCATTATAATCAATTGGCAGCCATATTTCTCGAAGTGCTCTAG
- a CDS encoding 4'-phosphopantetheinyl transferase superfamily protein, producing MKALWFLEIDPVVNNDLIREMMGSVSTEKNQRLSKYRHEIDRKLSVYSEILARCLACRLTGAAFDKTAIFYGETGKPVFEYLPNCHFNISHTKYAVAAVVASQPVGVDVERVRDIDRRVAETALTGNELSWLDKAGAENWRQRFFEIWTKKEAVLKRSGEGLAGGLKTTDVTCLNTDLNISTFQFDAYVLSACTAELLTESDIYCLTEEEFIKMWRFYTLYVGN from the coding sequence ATGAAAGCGTTATGGTTTCTTGAGATCGATCCGGTCGTGAATAATGATCTCATCCGCGAGATGATGGGCTCGGTTTCCACTGAGAAGAACCAGCGTCTTTCAAAATATCGCCATGAAATCGACAGAAAACTGAGTGTTTATTCTGAAATTCTGGCGCGCTGCCTTGCCTGCCGACTGACGGGCGCCGCGTTTGACAAGACGGCAATCTTTTATGGCGAGACGGGCAAACCCGTTTTTGAATATCTTCCGAACTGCCACTTTAATATTTCACATACGAAATACGCTGTTGCGGCTGTCGTGGCCTCACAACCGGTCGGTGTTGACGTCGAACGGGTTCGCGATATTGACCGGCGTGTTGCCGAAACAGCTTTGACGGGCAACGAGCTGTCGTGGCTTGACAAAGCCGGGGCTGAAAACTGGCGTCAGCGCTTCTTTGAAATCTGGACAAAAAAAGAAGCGGTTCTCAAACGGAGCGGCGAGGGGTTGGCGGGAGGACTTAAAACAACCGATGTCACCTGTTTGAACACCGATTTAAACATTTCGACTTTTCAATTTGATGCGTATGTCCTGTCCGCCTGCACGGCCGAGTTGTTGACAGAAAGCGACATATATTGCCTGACTGAGGAAGAATTCATAAAGATGTGGCGTTTCTATACCTTATATGTTGGTAATTGA
- a CDS encoding response regulator produces the protein MYRILIADDSQYMRENLREIMHDIGYEVVGEATNGLDVVELYRFLLPDIVFVDMKMPESSGIDALKRIIDINKDAVVIMLSVVGKPDQVLEALNCGAKSYLTKPFDKASALHAIKQAMLEES, from the coding sequence ATGTATCGTATTCTGATCGCGGACGATTCACAATACATGCGGGAAAACCTTCGGGAAATCATGCACGACATCGGTTATGAAGTCGTCGGCGAAGCTACAAACGGTCTTGACGTTGTCGAGCTGTACCGCTTTTTGCTGCCGGACATTGTGTTTGTCGACATGAAAATGCCCGAAAGCAGCGGAATTGATGCGCTCAAACGTATCATTGACATCAACAAGGATGCCGTCGTCATCATGCTCTCGGTCGTCGGCAAGCCGGATCAAGTTCTTGAAGCGCTTAACTGCGGCGCGAAAAGCTATCTGACAAAACCGTTTGATAAAGCCAGCGCCCTGCACGCCATCAAGCAAGCGATGCTGGAGGAGTCATGA
- a CDS encoding radical SAM protein: MKILKTVQSEDCAVKHLLSLNDGSTVEALYMYDKAFKLTYHSTVCVSSQVGCTVGCRFCATGRQGFLRNLNADEILGEVLLCDSSRKKAGFIPMDAVVFAGMGEPLLNYANVLSAIDLIQRDLGITHFELATVGIVPRLYDLIADLRGHELKLRLNLSLHGATDEKRLHLIPYTRKYGLSDIVRAAADFADATGTTARIRYMLIKGFNDTDADIDALTSLLKGKPFKLVLSAYNDNQIEGLAPTGDLDLLRFYNKIKDNCTCDLFHNFGSGVLGGCGQLRQLDNDNQEFSA, from the coding sequence ATGAAAATCCTGAAAACCGTCCAGAGCGAGGACTGCGCCGTCAAGCACCTGCTCAGTCTCAATGACGGCAGCACCGTCGAAGCGCTTTATATGTACGACAAAGCGTTTAAACTGACGTATCACAGCACGGTTTGCGTCTCGTCGCAGGTTGGCTGCACCGTCGGCTGCCGCTTCTGCGCCACAGGCCGACAGGGCTTTTTACGAAATTTGAACGCTGATGAGATCCTCGGCGAGGTCTTGCTTTGCGACAGCAGCCGGAAAAAAGCTGGCTTCATCCCGATGGACGCCGTCGTCTTCGCCGGTATGGGCGAGCCACTATTGAATTACGCCAATGTCCTCTCTGCCATTGATCTGATTCAGAGAGACTTGGGCATTACCCATTTTGAGCTGGCGACCGTCGGTATCGTGCCGCGGCTGTATGACCTCATCGCGGACCTCAGAGGCCACGAACTGAAGCTCCGCCTCAACCTTTCACTCCACGGTGCGACGGACGAAAAGCGCCTGCATCTCATCCCCTATACCCGAAAATACGGGCTTTCAGACATCGTCCGCGCGGCTGCCGATTTTGCTGACGCAACGGGGACAACGGCCCGCATCCGCTATATGCTGATCAAGGGCTTCAACGATACGGACGCCGATATTGACGCTTTGACAAGCCTTCTCAAAGGAAAGCCATTCAAGCTCGTTCTCTCGGCGTATAACGACAACCAAATTGAAGGTCTCGCCCCCACCGGAGACCTTGACCTTTTGCGTTTTTATAATAAAATAAAAGATAATTGCACGTGTGATCTCTTCCACAATTTCGGCAGCGGCGTTCTGGGCGGGTGCGGCCAGCTCCGCCAGCTCGACAATGATAATCAGGAGTTCTCTGCATGA
- a CDS encoding TIGR02206 family membrane protein, whose protein sequence is MVTNFKSFGAIHITSLLFPIVLIAVFIFLGLKAKTDKKRRLLRYILAVLIIVIRGTRYVMDVYYGVFEWTDLLSLHICHIDLVVLVICLVRPNKTLFNFCFLVGIPFALSVALFPGRNHPAPGIPRAVLFIMSHMMLVAGALYLAIVERLKPSLGGLIRLAVLGNVCLIPVYLVNRIFGTNYLYLMEAPKGTVIVPLAHVFGWPGYVAVLDAIALLCMLFMLAMGLLLNHAVGRTMLKSPNR, encoded by the coding sequence ATGGTAACAAATTTTAAAAGCTTTGGTGCCATCCATATAACGAGTCTTCTATTCCCCATTGTGCTCATCGCCGTTTTTATCTTCTTGGGGTTGAAGGCAAAGACAGATAAAAAACGCCGCCTTTTGCGTTATATTCTGGCCGTCTTGATCATTGTCATCCGCGGCACCCGCTATGTGATGGACGTCTATTACGGTGTTTTTGAGTGGACAGATCTTTTATCCCTGCATATTTGCCATATTGACCTTGTCGTGCTAGTTATCTGCCTGGTGCGACCGAATAAAACGCTGTTCAATTTCTGCTTCCTCGTGGGCATCCCTTTTGCCCTGTCGGTCGCGCTCTTTCCCGGCAGGAATCACCCGGCACCAGGCATCCCGCGGGCTGTCCTTTTCATCATGAGCCACATGATGCTCGTGGCGGGCGCTTTGTATCTTGCCATTGTCGAGCGCTTGAAGCCGTCGCTCGGCGGGCTGATTCGGCTTGCTGTCCTCGGCAATGTGTGCCTGATCCCTGTTTATCTCGTCAACCGGATTTTCGGAACAAATTATTTATATCTCATGGAAGCGCCGAAAGGAACTGTCATTGTTCCGCTTGCCCATGTCTTTGGCTGGCCGGGATATGTCGCCGTTCTCGACGCCATCGCTCTTCTGTGCATGCTTTTCATGCTGGCAATGGGGCTTTTATTGAACCACGCCGTCGGTCGAACGATGTTGAAATCACCCAATCGATAA
- a CDS encoding zinc ribbon domain-containing protein — protein MMFCVNCGQKLDDDTLFCPGCGQKQDKGQTPSAPTGQNPPAPSPVTTPQPVQFPQQPYISATPPPKPKKRHGCLITLIIVIVLLAAAVAAVYFLIPGLLRPYDLGIKSTRAAYESAMVKIGVTKDAAPTSGSADDYKIIYGAPHDVSTALSSEELTSFFNENRPSYYAVKNVQVRVNPDGTIEASAKLDTSYVFNNMLFGQYTRQDAQNALPMVGLIPNDVNIYFKVNGSVVNNTVQGLDIADVKVMGIDVPQDLISQAEPFVTQVLNIYIASENARAGTSIDLLQADNGKLDLKGSLPDSVSRVPAQ, from the coding sequence ATGATGTTTTGTGTCAATTGTGGCCAAAAGCTTGACGATGATACCCTGTTTTGCCCGGGCTGCGGCCAAAAACAGGACAAAGGTCAAACTCCGTCCGCTCCAACAGGCCAAAATCCACCTGCCCCATCACCCGTCACCACACCACAGCCGGTACAGTTCCCGCAGCAGCCCTACATATCGGCAACGCCGCCACCCAAGCCCAAAAAGAGGCATGGCTGCCTCATCACCCTGATAATCGTCATCGTCCTGCTTGCCGCGGCAGTCGCGGCCGTCTATTTTCTGATACCGGGTCTTCTCCGGCCGTATGACCTCGGGATTAAGTCAACGCGCGCGGCTTATGAGAGCGCCATGGTGAAAATCGGCGTGACGAAGGATGCCGCGCCGACATCCGGCAGTGCTGACGATTATAAAATTATCTACGGCGCGCCGCACGATGTCAGCACAGCTCTTTCCAGCGAAGAACTCACCTCATTTTTCAACGAAAACAGACCGTCATACTATGCTGTCAAGAATGTGCAAGTGCGCGTCAATCCGGACGGAACGATTGAAGCATCTGCCAAGCTCGATACAAGCTATGTCTTTAACAACATGCTTTTCGGGCAATATACACGGCAGGATGCCCAAAATGCGCTGCCGATGGTCGGTCTTATCCCGAACGACGTCAATATCTACTTCAAGGTCAACGGCAGCGTCGTGAACAACACGGTACAGGGGCTTGATATTGCCGATGTCAAGGTCATGGGTATTGACGTCCCGCAGGATCTTATATCCCAGGCCGAGCCGTTTGTCACGCAGGTGCTTAACATCTATATTGCTTCGGAAAACGCGCGGGCAGGTACGTCGATTGACCTGCTGCAGGCAGACAACGGCAAGCTTGATTTAAAAGGCAGCCTTCCCGATTCTGTCAGCAGAGTTCCGGCACAATAA
- a CDS encoding thioredoxin family protein, whose amino-acid sequence MKDILMFMTTWCPYCKRASVMIEQLKAADERYKDLEIIMIDEEKEKKYADSFNYFRVPTFYVDGEKIHEGAANLDIIRTVFDKALE is encoded by the coding sequence ATGAAAGATATTTTAATGTTTATGACGACATGGTGCCCCTATTGCAAGCGCGCGTCCGTGATGATCGAGCAGCTGAAGGCGGCAGACGAGCGGTACAAAGATCTAGAAATCATCATGATCGACGAGGAGAAGGAAAAAAAGTACGCTGACAGCTTTAATTATTTCCGCGTACCGACGTTTTACGTCGATGGAGAGAAAATCCACGAGGGGGCGGCAAACCTTGATATCATCAGAACTGTTTTTGACAAGGCGTTGGAGTAA